The following is a genomic window from Butyricimonas faecihominis.
AAGAATATTTTTGACGAGAGAGAATATTCCGATAACAAAGGGAATAAAGTCAAGTATTCGAAGGAGGCGTGGGATAAGATGATAAAGACATACGGAAATGACGAGAAGGTTTTTTCGATGTTGTTGAAAAAGTTTTTCGTGGAGTATCGTTAAGACCTTTTGTCATGCGATTGGGATTTTGGCATATACTATGGCGATGATTGTATTGTAGTCTGTCAATAAGGCAGGTGTGCGTGTTAGAGGTGTATTGATTTGCAATTTTTTTTTACGTTCTTGATTTTGGCTTTATGGGCATATTTATGTCGATAGTCGTGTTTTATTAACAAAAAGATGTTGTTTTTGGCATAATATTTGTTAATTATCTCCTTGTTTGAATTGGTATAAAGTTAATTAAAATTTTTAGTGTGATTTTTTCCTATGGGAGTGTAACATTTTTAAACGAAGTCCCGTATTTCGAGTGTTATTTAAGATCAACTTAGATATATAACAAGCAAACAATAGTTAACAAACAGATGATGAATATGAAAAAGACGTTTATTTTGTTATTTGTAGCGATTTTGCCATTATTGGCTAGCGCACAAAAAGAAGAAGTTAAGGTGACTGTGGTAGAAGAAGAGTCTACGGCTCCATGGCGTGGTTTTGTTACCAATGGATTTTGGGATAACTGGTTTATTTCAATAGGTGCCGGTGGACAAGTTTATTTTGGAGAGTATGATAGTAAGGATGATTTCGGGCGTCGGATTACCCCGACATTTGATTTTTCCGTGGGAAAATGGTTGATGCCGACATTAGGAGTTCGGGCTCAGGTTGGTGGTTTCACGTTAAAAGGTTTGACATCTGATCCTGCTAATATTTACGCTAAAGGTCCTTCTCGTGTAGACGGATATTACAAACAAAAATGGCAACAGTTTAACGTGCATGTTGATGGATTGCTGAATCTTTCCAATTGGATTGGTGGTTACCGTACGGATCGTTTCTACGAGGCAGTTCCGTTTGCCGGTTTTGGTATGATTCATGGTTGTTCTTCTGCGGATAACACGAAGTTTATGTTCGTGGCAGGTTTGATCAATAAAATGCGTTTATCTAACGCTTTTGACTTTAACATCGAAATCAAGGGTAGTTTGGTTCCCCAGTCATTTGACGGTGATACCGGCGGTAGCAAAGGTGAAGGTATTTTGGGCGTAACAGCCGGATTTACGTATAAATTCAACCAACGTAATTTTAGAAGAGAGAAACCGACAGAAATCATTTCTACCGGAGTTTCACCGGAAATGTTAAGTGCTGCAGAGGCTAAATTGGCAGAGCAAATTCGCCGGGCAGATCGTTTGCAGGATGAGTTGAATCAAGCTCGTAAGGCTCAACCGCAAGTTGTTAAAGAGGTAAAAGCTGCTCCATTGGCTATATTCTTTAATATCAACAAAGCAAACATTACCGCCAAGGAAATGATTAACTTGAAATACTACGCGGAGATTATCAAGAGCAATCCGAATCAAGTTTATAGAGTTACCGGATATGCAGACAAAGCAACAGGTACTCCTGCTTACAATCAGAAGTTAAGCGAGAAACGCGCTCAGAACGTGGCTGACGCTTTAGTGAAGAAATTTGGTGTTAAGGCCAGCCAATTGCAAGTAGTTGGTAAGGGTGGTGTTGACAATCTTTACGAGGGAGGAGTTCAATTGAGCCGCGTGGTTATCGTTGAATGATATGAAGACTACATAACTACTAACCATATATACATTTGAGGTCGGGATAAAGGGTGATACTTTTATCCCGGTCTTATTTTATTGCTCTTGCGGTTTTATATAACTTTTAGCTTTTCGCTTTCAGCTTTTCGCTTAATTAGTTGTATCTTTGCCCGTGAATAATTAAAAAACAGAGAAATGATAACAAAGAATAAGTTTGTAACCGTGAGTTACGAGTTGAGAACGGCAGCGGATGCAGAACCCATCGAGATAGCTGATGAGAAGACCCCCTTAGAGTTTATTTGCGGTCAAGGGCAAACATTGGAATATTTCGAGATGAACCTGTTGAACTTGAACACGGGGAATTCTTTTGATTTCCATATTCCGGCTGCTAACGCTTACGGTGAGGTGAACGAGGACATGATTGTAGAGTTACCTAAAGATATATTCGCAGAAGTTGAGGCGGAAGAGTTGATTCCCGGAAACGTGCTGCCAATGCAGGATAGTTTGGGGCGTCACCTGAACGGGACAATCGTTACCGTGGGTGACGATACGGTGACCATGGATTTCAATCACCCGATGGCCGGCAAAGATTTGTTTTTCAAGGGTAAGGTGTTGGCAGTAAGAGACGCTACAGATGAAGAACTGGAAAGCTTACATTCTCATAAATGTGGCGGCTGCCACGGTTGTGGATTTGATGGCGGTTGCGGTTCAGAACACTCTTGCGGTGACGGTTGCTGCCACTAATTAATTGAAAATGGAAAATTGAAAATGGAAAATTGGGATAATCAAGTCTTGATTTTCCATTTTTTATACAGACCAAAAGTTTAATCTACGTTGATCTTTGAATATTGAAGTGTTGTTTTCCTTCATTTTCAATTTTCAATTTTCAATTTTCAATTGTTATGAACACGATTGGTAAGTTATACACGTTAACCTCTTTCGGAGAGTCACATGGGGAGGCTCTGGGGGGAGTGATTGATGGGTGTCCAGCGGGACTTCCCTTGTCGGTGGACGAGATTCAGTATGAGCTGTACCGAAGGAGACCGGGACAGTCTTCCGTGACTACTTCAAGGACGGAAGAAGACCGGGTGGAAATTCTTTCGGGAGTATTCGAAGGGGTGACTACAGGTACACCTATTGGTTTTGTCGTGCGGAATAAGGATCAGCGGAGCCGGGATTATGACGAGATAAAAGATTTATTCCGTCCGTCTCATGCCGACTACACGATGCAGGCGAAATATGGTATTCGGGATTACCGGGGCGGGGGACGTTCGTCAGCCCGGGAACACGTGGTTCGTGTGGTGGGGGGAGCTGTGGCTCGTCAAGTTTTGAAAAGACTGGGCATTTCTGTTCATGGTTACACGTCTCAGGTGGGGCCGATCGTGTTGAATAAAACTTATTGCGAGCTAAATTTGGAGGAAACGGAGGCTAATGTGGTACGTTGTCCTGATTCGATGGTAGCGGGGGAAATGGAATTGTTTATCCGAAAAATGCAGGAGGAACAGGATAGTGTGGGAGGGGTCGTGAGTTGTGTTATCCGGGGAGTTCCCGTGGGTGTAGGAGAACCCGTGTTTGATCGTTTTCAGGCCCGGCTGGGATATTACATGATGGGAATTAATGCGGCGAAAGGTTTCGAGTATGGCGAGGGATTCCATGCTGCAAGTATGCGGGGGAGCGAGCATAATGATGCTTTCGTGCTGAGGAACGGGCAAACGAGGACCTTGACAAATCATGCCGGGGGAGTTTTGGGAGGAATCACTAGTGGAGAGGATATTTATTTCCGGGTTGCTTTTAAGCCCGTGGCAACGATCGGGCAGGAGCAACAAACTGTGAATCGTTTCGGGGAAGAGGTGACTTTCATAGCCCGGGGACGTCATGACCCATGCGTGGTGCCTCGTGCGGTTCCCGTGGTGGAGGCGATGGCTGCCATGCTGGTATTGGATATGATGCTGGAGGCCGGGAAAGTACCCTCTCGGGTATGAAAGAAGTAAATATTTTTTTGACAATAAGCTTGTTTAGGATGATATTCTTTATTAATTTTGTTGGAAATTAAATATCAGTGTTATGGCAAGTATTAGAAGATTGAAGAAAGATGTTGATTATTTGACTTTCGCAGTAATCGCCGATTGTATGAATTACAATTCTAGCGTGGGGAAGAGTGAGCCGGAAGTTGTTAACATCGTGAAAAAGATGGTTGAATATAGAAATGAAACGAGAAGTAAAATTTCTGCTCGTAAATCATTTAACGATAAGAAAGAAGCTAGATCTTATTATAAAGGAATATCTATCGATCTATTGAAAACAGTAGACGGAGAATTTACCCGTTTGAGCGAGTTGGTAAAACAGAACGCTTAAATGATGATTGCCCCCAAATGTTTGAGCTACCACGTTCTGTGGTAGCTCTTTTTGATGATGAACGACGAGATTGTATTACCGGGAATCGGCAAGGTGAAGGTGAGACGGGGAAAGAATATCCGTTTCCTCTCGGTGCGAATGGCACCGGGTAGAGGCGTGTGGGTAAACGTTCCCTTCGGGGTAAGTGGACGGCAGGTAGAGGAATTCGTGCATACACAACGGGACTGGATAGAACAGAATTTGGCGAAGATCAAAGTCTACGAGAAAGACACGGGGGTGGGGTTAGGCATGGATTCCGAGGTGAAGACGAAGTTCCACGTGCTGAAAGTGCTTGCCTGTGACGAACTTCGTCCATACTATAAGATCGAGGGAAAAGAAATCCACCTGTATATTCCCCGTGGTACGGCATACTCGAAAATTGCTCCCTACGTGGAAAATTTCTTGGTAGAGATTTATCGCATGGAGAGCAAGCGTTACTTGCCGGGACGGGTGAGGGAACTGGCAACGCGGTTCGGTTTCCGTTACCGGGCATTGTCTTTTCGGAATAATATATCGAACTGGGGGAGTTGTTCGGCGGATGATAATATCAGCTTGAATGTGAAATTGATGAAATTGCCGGATGAGATTATTGATTACGTGATTCTGCACGAGTTATGTCATACGGTTGAAAAGAATCATTCCAGTAATTTTTGGGCGTTGATGGAAAAAGTGTGTCCCGGGTGTATGCAATTGCGTCGTAGGTTACGTCAGTATAATACCAGAGTTTGAACGGTATTCTTTCTTCACGGCTTGCTAGCCAGAACGTGAGAATGAACACGATTCCCAACATAGATAATAGCATTTCGACTCTTTTCATGATGCAAGTTTTAATATACGTTTTATGCTGAAATGTGGCCAAATGTTACGTTCTCGGGCGTTTTTTATTGATATATTTGTAAATGTTGGGAAAAGAGGAATCCAGCTTGAGTTTTATTCGTTATATTTGGTAGTTATTTCTTAAATAAGTGAAGACAATGGAAGGACAATATTGTTATCAATACCCTCGTCCGGCAGTGACCACGGATTGCGTGATCTTCGGGTTTGATGGGGAGATATTGAAGGTGTTATTGGTGGAACGGGGCGGAGAACCCTATAAAGGTTGCTGGGCATTTCCGGGTGGGTTCCTGAATATGGACGAGACGACGGATGAATGTGCCGTGCGGGAATTGGAGGAAGAAACGGGCTTGAGAGATGTGTTTGTAGAGCAATTACAGGTTTTTTCCGGCGTGGACCGAGATCCCCGGGGACGGACAATTACGGTGGCTTATTATGCTTTGGTGAATCCCGTGGGGATAAAAGTGGCCGGATATGACGATGCGGCAGATGCTCGATGGTTCACCTTGTCGGATATGCCTTCTCTGGCTTTTGATCATGAACACGTGTTGCTGGTGGCATTACATCGTTTGGCATTGAAAGTTTATTTACAATTGAACGGGATCGAGGAACTAGATGAACATTTCAAGGGATTTGACTTGAAACGTTTGCAGGATCTGATTCCTGATAAATTATAGGATACATGGATAGATTGGAAATCGTTGAGGCGGATATTACCACGTTGGACGTGGATGCAATCGTGAATGCGGCGAATACTTCCTTGCTGGGAGGTGGAGGTGTTGACGGAGCAATTCACCGGGCTGCTGGCAAAGAGTTGTTGGCGGAATGCCGGACGTTGCACGGATGCCGGACCGGGGAGGCGAAAATTACAAAAGGGTATAATCTGAAAGCTCGTCACGTGATTCACACGGTAGGACCGGTTTATTCTAACGGGCGACAGGGGGAACCGGAGTTGCTGGCGGCATGTTATCGGAATAGTCTTGCCTTGGCCGTGGAAAACGGTTTGAAAACCATCGCTTTTCCTCTGATCAGTACGGGTGTGTATGGTTATCCGTTGGAGGAGGCAACCCCGATTGCTTTGCGTGAGATCAAGGCCTTCTTGGAGACACATCCGAATTTTGAGCGGGTGATTGTTGCTTGTTTTAGTCGTAAAGCTTATGATTTGTATATGCAATTGACAATGGAATAATGACAATAATTTGTAACTTTTAAGCCTGTTGACCTTAACAAAACGAATGTTTGTTGGGAAATTAATTTATAAACAGTAATTTTGTCTGGAAGATTTATAAAAAACAGATATTATGCAAGAGATAGTAAAAGAGATACGTGACGTT
Proteins encoded in this region:
- a CDS encoding OmpA family protein; translated protein: MKKTFILLFVAILPLLASAQKEEVKVTVVEEESTAPWRGFVTNGFWDNWFISIGAGGQVYFGEYDSKDDFGRRITPTFDFSVGKWLMPTLGVRAQVGGFTLKGLTSDPANIYAKGPSRVDGYYKQKWQQFNVHVDGLLNLSNWIGGYRTDRFYEAVPFAGFGMIHGCSSADNTKFMFVAGLINKMRLSNAFDFNIEIKGSLVPQSFDGDTGGSKGEGILGVTAGFTYKFNQRNFRREKPTEIISTGVSPEMLSAAEAKLAEQIRRADRLQDELNQARKAQPQVVKEVKAAPLAIFFNINKANITAKEMINLKYYAEIIKSNPNQVYRVTGYADKATGTPAYNQKLSEKRAQNVADALVKKFGVKASQLQVVGKGGVDNLYEGGVQLSRVVIVE
- a CDS encoding peptidylprolyl isomerase codes for the protein MITKNKFVTVSYELRTAADAEPIEIADEKTPLEFICGQGQTLEYFEMNLLNLNTGNSFDFHIPAANAYGEVNEDMIVELPKDIFAEVEAEELIPGNVLPMQDSLGRHLNGTIVTVGDDTVTMDFNHPMAGKDLFFKGKVLAVRDATDEELESLHSHKCGGCHGCGFDGGCGSEHSCGDGCCH
- the aroC gene encoding chorismate synthase — protein: MNTIGKLYTLTSFGESHGEALGGVIDGCPAGLPLSVDEIQYELYRRRPGQSSVTTSRTEEDRVEILSGVFEGVTTGTPIGFVVRNKDQRSRDYDEIKDLFRPSHADYTMQAKYGIRDYRGGGRSSAREHVVRVVGGAVARQVLKRLGISVHGYTSQVGPIVLNKTYCELNLEETEANVVRCPDSMVAGEMELFIRKMQEEQDSVGGVVSCVIRGVPVGVGEPVFDRFQARLGYYMMGINAAKGFEYGEGFHAASMRGSEHNDAFVLRNGQTRTLTNHAGGVLGGITSGEDIYFRVAFKPVATIGQEQQTVNRFGEEVTFIARGRHDPCVVPRAVPVVEAMAAMLVLDMMLEAGKVPSRV
- a CDS encoding M48 family metallopeptidase is translated as MMNDEIVLPGIGKVKVRRGKNIRFLSVRMAPGRGVWVNVPFGVSGRQVEEFVHTQRDWIEQNLAKIKVYEKDTGVGLGMDSEVKTKFHVLKVLACDELRPYYKIEGKEIHLYIPRGTAYSKIAPYVENFLVEIYRMESKRYLPGRVRELATRFGFRYRALSFRNNISNWGSCSADDNISLNVKLMKLPDEIIDYVILHELCHTVEKNHSSNFWALMEKVCPGCMQLRRRLRQYNTRV
- a CDS encoding NUDIX domain-containing protein, with translation MEGQYCYQYPRPAVTTDCVIFGFDGEILKVLLVERGGEPYKGCWAFPGGFLNMDETTDECAVRELEEETGLRDVFVEQLQVFSGVDRDPRGRTITVAYYALVNPVGIKVAGYDDAADARWFTLSDMPSLAFDHEHVLLVALHRLALKVYLQLNGIEELDEHFKGFDLKRLQDLIPDKL
- a CDS encoding O-acetyl-ADP-ribose deacetylase, with the protein product MDRLEIVEADITTLDVDAIVNAANTSLLGGGGVDGAIHRAAGKELLAECRTLHGCRTGEAKITKGYNLKARHVIHTVGPVYSNGRQGEPELLAACYRNSLALAVENGLKTIAFPLISTGVYGYPLEEATPIALREIKAFLETHPNFERVIVACFSRKAYDLYMQLTME